The following proteins come from a genomic window of Azospirillum humicireducens:
- a CDS encoding ABC transporter ATP-binding protein/permease → MKTFRAFLRLAAPFWIGRARPRPWLLLAATVACSLGFVRVSVAINAWNKEFYDALAAFDAGAIPGLAAAYAVYLTLAVVAIAAGNWFLKRLAFDWRDWATDDHQRRWLGGHAHYRLRFGDEPDNPDQRIAEDIALLAELTLELFRSFLVNVTRLGAFVAILWSISGTQTVTLAGTDFLIDGYLVWIAVVYSAVSTLLMHAVGHRLLALKIDQQAREADYRAALMGVRNWSEQIAFHRGEAAELVRLSCRFDDIRRNWHALIGREFRIECFSAAQMRVAWFIPIVAILPLYLQRTITLGDMMQAQNAFSSVLDGFSWVLTYYRRIMEWAAVVRRLQQLNDALERTGLPSHSAGHGTGAGDGGGTVDRPFAVRPVLCIDGVDIVSPAGRPLLSAVTARFEAPAHVRIDGPSGCGKSTLLRVMAGLHPCRSGTLSVGTDAMFLPQHSYLPNDSLRAVVSYPSERPFDDRAIAWALGRVGLARLSAELDRHAEWSTLLSGGERQRLGFAQLLLHRPGTVVMDEATSQLDEESSIAMYRLIRDTLPDSLVIAVTHQLGLAMLFDRSIDLRPFLVEACGVGEPMPCPLGG, encoded by the coding sequence TTGAAAACGTTCCGTGCCTTTCTGCGTCTGGCCGCCCCGTTCTGGATCGGGCGGGCCCGCCCGCGACCGTGGCTCCTGCTGGCGGCAACGGTCGCCTGCTCGCTCGGCTTCGTCCGGGTCAGCGTTGCCATCAATGCCTGGAACAAGGAATTCTACGACGCACTCGCGGCCTTCGATGCCGGCGCCATTCCGGGCCTTGCCGCCGCCTATGCCGTGTATCTCACCCTGGCCGTCGTCGCCATCGCCGCAGGAAACTGGTTTCTGAAACGGCTGGCCTTCGATTGGCGCGACTGGGCGACGGACGACCATCAACGCCGCTGGCTCGGGGGCCATGCCCATTACCGGCTGCGGTTCGGCGACGAGCCCGACAATCCCGACCAGCGGATCGCCGAGGACATCGCCCTACTGGCGGAACTGACGCTGGAGCTTTTCAGGTCCTTTCTGGTCAACGTGACCAGGCTGGGCGCGTTCGTCGCCATCCTCTGGTCGATATCCGGGACGCAGACGGTCACACTCGCCGGCACCGACTTCCTGATCGACGGCTATCTGGTCTGGATAGCAGTCGTCTATTCGGCAGTGTCCACCCTGCTCATGCACGCTGTCGGACACCGGCTCCTGGCGCTGAAGATCGACCAGCAGGCGCGGGAGGCCGATTATCGTGCTGCGCTGATGGGTGTGCGGAACTGGTCGGAGCAGATCGCGTTCCACCGCGGCGAGGCGGCGGAGCTGGTCAGGCTGTCATGCCGGTTCGACGACATCCGCCGCAACTGGCATGCCCTGATCGGCCGGGAGTTCAGGATCGAGTGTTTTTCCGCCGCACAGATGCGGGTGGCCTGGTTCATCCCGATTGTCGCCATCCTGCCCCTCTACCTGCAGCGAACCATCACCTTGGGCGACATGATGCAGGCCCAGAACGCCTTCTCCAGCGTGCTCGATGGCTTCAGCTGGGTGCTGACCTATTATCGACGGATCATGGAATGGGCTGCGGTGGTCCGCCGGCTGCAGCAGTTGAACGATGCCCTGGAAAGGACGGGCCTCCCATCGCATTCAGCAGGGCACGGCACCGGAGCCGGTGACGGGGGCGGAACTGTAGACCGGCCGTTTGCGGTAAGGCCTGTCCTGTGCATCGACGGGGTGGACATCGTTTCCCCGGCGGGACGGCCATTGCTGTCCGCCGTCACCGCCCGGTTCGAGGCGCCCGCCCATGTGCGGATCGACGGACCGAGCGGCTGCGGCAAGTCCACGCTGCTGCGTGTCATGGCCGGTCTGCATCCCTGCCGGAGCGGAACGTTGTCGGTCGGAACCGATGCGATGTTCCTGCCGCAGCACTCCTATCTGCCCAACGACAGCCTGCGCGCGGTCGTGAGCTATCCGTCGGAACGGCCGTTCGACGACCGGGCGATAGCGTGGGCGCTTGGCAGGGTCGGTCTGGCGCGCCTGAGCGCCGAACTGGACCGGCATGCCGAATGGAGCACGCTGCTGTCCGGCGGCGAGCGTCAGCGATTGGGCTTCGCCCAATTGTTGCTGCACCGTCCGGGAACCGTGGTGATGGATGAAGCGACCAGCCAGCTCGACGAGGAGTCCTCCATCGCGATGTACCGGCTGATTCGCGACACACTGCCGGACAGTCTTGTTATTGCAGTGACACACCAGCTTGGGTTGGCCATGCTGTTCGATCGATCGATCGACCTGCGCCCCTTCCTTGTGGAAGCATGCGGAGTGGGGGAGCCGATGCCCTGCCCTCTCGGCGGCTGA
- a CDS encoding TonB-dependent siderophore receptor has protein sequence MANRSSTASKTGASILETPQSVSVIGREELSDRAVQSTTQALGYVPGVFASTAAVSQRYDSFTIRGFDATLSGILLDGLRSTTAQSYVRYEPYGMERIEVLNGPNGFLYGAGSPGGVVNMINKRPTEETLREVGIQYGSDNRLQGQFDFSGAATDDKTLLYRIVGVGRKADTQFDHVPDNTGYIAPSFTWRPDADTTLTVLGSYSRNEFGPPRPMVPINGTLLANRNGKIPWNTYLDGKDLDNHMIQASIGYILDHRINGVWSLHSGSRYSYTDLYTQTLSGLSLAADMRTLNRAAYEFDIKGNIFSTDNYAKADWQAGPVRATSVFGLSWRRTGEDYYLNAGRAAGIDIYNPTYSAALGTLSPFTKTYQSADEIGLYSAHSLTFADRVVLDLAGRQDWASVDTKNKLNGTSTSQKDQDFTYRVGLSYLTDIGVAPYVSYATSFSPILGTDFYGEAYKPTTGKQVEAGVKVQPTGWDALFTAAWFHLVQTNVRTTDPNNSLNSIQTGEVTSKGAELSAVANLTASMKLRASYTYIDSETTSTTVAAARGKAPTGQPKHMASLWGDYTIQDGPLAGFGFGSGLRYVGSTYADTANTIKVPEFTLVDAAVHYDLGALKPALKGAKLAVNATNLFDKHYYSTCSATSCNQGYGRSVLTTLSYRW, from the coding sequence GTGGCGAACCGGAGCAGTACGGCCAGCAAGACCGGGGCTTCCATTCTCGAAACGCCGCAATCCGTCAGCGTCATCGGACGCGAGGAACTGTCCGACCGCGCCGTTCAGTCGACGACCCAGGCGCTCGGTTATGTGCCGGGCGTCTTCGCTTCGACCGCGGCGGTGTCCCAACGCTACGACAGCTTCACGATCCGCGGCTTCGATGCGACGTTGAGCGGCATCCTCCTGGACGGCCTGAGGTCGACGACGGCGCAATCCTATGTGCGCTACGAGCCGTACGGCATGGAGCGCATCGAGGTTCTGAACGGTCCCAACGGCTTCCTGTACGGAGCGGGGTCGCCGGGCGGCGTGGTCAACATGATCAACAAGCGCCCCACGGAAGAGACGCTGCGCGAAGTCGGCATCCAGTACGGCAGCGACAACCGCCTGCAGGGACAGTTCGATTTCTCCGGTGCGGCAACCGACGACAAGACGCTGCTCTACAGGATCGTCGGCGTCGGCCGGAAGGCCGACACGCAATTCGATCACGTCCCCGACAATACGGGCTACATCGCCCCGTCCTTCACCTGGCGGCCCGATGCCGACACCACGTTGACGGTCCTCGGCTCCTACAGCCGCAACGAATTCGGACCGCCGCGCCCGATGGTGCCGATCAACGGCACGCTGCTGGCCAACCGCAACGGAAAGATTCCCTGGAACACCTATCTCGATGGCAAGGATCTGGACAATCACATGATCCAGGCCAGCATCGGCTACATCCTCGACCATCGGATCAATGGCGTCTGGTCGCTTCATTCCGGCAGCCGCTACAGCTACACCGATCTCTACACCCAGACGCTGTCCGGCCTGAGCCTCGCCGCCGACATGCGCACGCTCAATCGCGCCGCCTACGAATTCGACATCAAAGGCAACATCTTCTCGACCGACAATTACGCCAAGGCCGACTGGCAGGCGGGGCCTGTCCGCGCCACGTCGGTCTTCGGCCTTTCCTGGCGCAGGACGGGCGAGGACTATTATCTGAACGCCGGCCGTGCCGCCGGCATCGATATCTACAATCCGACCTACAGCGCGGCCCTCGGCACGCTGTCGCCCTTCACAAAGACCTATCAGAGCGCCGATGAGATCGGTCTCTACAGCGCGCACAGCCTGACCTTCGCCGACCGCGTCGTGCTCGACCTCGCCGGGCGGCAGGACTGGGCTTCGGTCGATACCAAGAACAAGCTCAATGGCACCAGCACGTCGCAGAAGGATCAGGACTTCACCTATCGCGTCGGCCTGAGCTACCTCACCGACATCGGTGTCGCCCCCTATGTCAGCTACGCCACCTCCTTCAGCCCGATCCTCGGCACCGATTTCTACGGCGAAGCCTACAAGCCGACCACCGGCAAGCAGGTCGAGGCCGGCGTGAAGGTCCAGCCGACGGGGTGGGACGCCCTGTTCACGGCGGCCTGGTTCCATCTGGTGCAGACCAATGTGCGGACGACGGATCCCAACAATTCGCTGAACTCGATCCAGACCGGCGAAGTGACCTCCAAGGGGGCCGAACTGTCGGCGGTCGCCAACCTCACCGCGTCCATGAAGCTGCGGGCGAGCTACACCTACATCGACAGCGAGACCACCAGCACGACGGTCGCCGCCGCGCGCGGCAAGGCGCCGACCGGGCAGCCCAAGCATATGGCCTCTCTCTGGGGCGACTATACGATCCAGGACGGGCCGCTGGCCGGGTTTGGGTTCGGCTCCGGTCTGCGCTATGTCGGATCGACCTATGCCGATACCGCCAACACCATCAAGGTTCCGGAATTCACGCTTGTCGATGCCGCTGTCCATTACGACCTGGGCGCGCTGAAGCCGGCGCTGAAGGGGGCGAAACTCGCCGTCAACGCCACCAATCTGTTCGACAAGCACTATTACTCGACCTGCTCCGCGACGTCCTGCAATCAGGGATACGGGCGATCGGTTCTGACCACTCTCAGCTACCGCTGGTAA
- a CDS encoding ABC transporter substrate-binding protein, whose protein sequence is MPTFSHFPGGADAVRRIARRALLLLALLAVWLPGAGSEQALAAGQSGIVVTDMLGRKVTLPSPAKRIVLPEGRHVLTLGLLDKDPLSFVVAWGNDFKRYSPATFEVLRTRFPKADSIPDVGGTTAGSFSMEATIAARPDLVIFTLYGPPPDGLDRLDAAGIPYVFVDFFQKPLTNIVPSMRMLGALLDREREAESFIAYYESHMAAVAARLAKTGGPKQVFFHLNPDGKDCCYTSGPGNMSDFIAAAGGHNIGADIVPGAIGKISLEYLLTHAPDFYLAGGGSAVALNGLKVGPGVTPDAARQTMATILKAPGIAKLAAVENGRAGGVWLFFFDTPLFFVGVEKIAAMLHPAAFADLDPDRTMAEINRTLLAFPLEGTFWVDAKSAAR, encoded by the coding sequence ATGCCGACTTTCTCCCATTTTCCCGGCGGAGCGGATGCGGTTCGCCGGATCGCGCGCCGGGCACTCCTCCTGCTGGCTCTCCTGGCGGTCTGGCTGCCTGGCGCCGGCAGTGAGCAGGCGCTGGCCGCCGGCCAGTCCGGAATCGTCGTGACGGACATGCTCGGCCGCAAGGTCACGCTGCCGTCGCCAGCCAAAAGGATCGTCCTTCCGGAAGGGCGGCATGTCCTGACCCTCGGTCTCCTCGACAAGGATCCCCTGTCCTTCGTCGTCGCCTGGGGCAACGATTTCAAGCGCTATTCCCCCGCAACGTTCGAGGTGCTGCGCACGCGCTTCCCCAAGGCGGACAGCATACCCGACGTCGGCGGCACGACGGCCGGTTCCTTCTCGATGGAGGCGACCATCGCCGCCAGGCCCGATCTCGTGATCTTCACGCTTTACGGCCCGCCGCCGGATGGGCTCGACAGGCTCGATGCCGCCGGAATTCCCTATGTCTTCGTCGATTTCTTCCAGAAGCCGCTGACCAACATCGTTCCGAGCATGCGGATGCTGGGCGCGCTGCTCGACCGCGAACGGGAAGCGGAAAGTTTCATCGCCTATTATGAGAGCCACATGGCCGCCGTCGCCGCGCGTCTGGCGAAGACCGGCGGACCGAAACAGGTGTTCTTTCATCTGAATCCCGATGGCAAGGATTGCTGCTACACCTCCGGTCCCGGCAACATGAGCGACTTCATCGCCGCCGCGGGTGGTCATAACATCGGCGCCGACATCGTTCCGGGCGCCATCGGCAAGATCAGTCTCGAATATCTGCTGACGCACGCCCCGGACTTCTATCTGGCCGGCGGCGGCTCCGCCGTGGCGCTCAACGGCTTGAAGGTCGGTCCCGGCGTGACTCCCGATGCCGCGCGTCAGACGATGGCGACCATTCTGAAGGCTCCGGGCATCGCCAAGCTGGCGGCGGTCGAGAACGGTCGCGCTGGCGGGGTCTGGCTGTTCTTCTTCGACACGCCCCTGTTCTTCGTCGGCGTCGAGAAGATCGCGGCGATGCTGCACCCGGCCGCCTTCGCCGATCTCGACCCCGACAGGACGATGGCCGAGATCAACCGGACCCTGCTGGCCTTCCCGCTGGAAGGCACCTTCTGGGTCGATGCGAAGAGTGCCGCCAGATGA
- a CDS encoding ABC transporter ATP-binding protein, with protein MPGLALAVGGSVRRRIAVSVVIGLAVTACYGLQGGLLALLLAHAVGGAPDPQVMAPHVMPLLLALVAVLLARALLLWGAEIAAQATARTVKETLRGRLLRHLFDLGPGVTLRRRTGELQAILVGGVEALETYHSRYLPAVWNAALGCCGILAAIAAVDWPSAALLCLFVGGFPVLDRLWLRWRMPRTSGIFAALGALGAYLLDSLQGIVTVKAFGASARRRAVLADHAAALRRESMTTLAVTLMRTGLTGLVMLSGMALVLSAGAWRVSSGTLDPFAMLVTLFLAREAFRPLERLEREFHSAWAVGGAVAPIMEFLAMEPPVREANRPLPAPPTHDIRFEDVRFSYAGGGAPSLDAVSFHVGAREHVALVGPSGAGKSTVVALLLRLFDPDAGTIRIGGTDIRSLPLETLRSLISVVSQDTVLFEGTVADNLKLAKPDATDEEIRAAAQAAHIDSLIESLPLGYATRIGERGATLSGGQRQRIAIARALLKNAPILILDEATSSVDPASEQAIREALARSSGRRTTLVIAHRLSAVADADRILVFDGGRLVEDGARPDLERSGGVYARLAALQGEAA; from the coding sequence ATGCCGGGGTTAGCATTGGCCGTCGGCGGCTCCGTCCGCCGGCGCATCGCGGTGAGCGTCGTCATCGGCCTTGCCGTCACCGCATGCTATGGTCTTCAGGGCGGACTTCTGGCGCTGCTGCTCGCGCATGCGGTCGGCGGCGCTCCCGACCCGCAAGTCATGGCCCCGCATGTCATGCCTTTGCTCCTGGCACTGGTCGCTGTCCTGCTGGCGCGTGCGCTGTTGCTGTGGGGAGCGGAGATCGCCGCCCAGGCGACGGCGCGCACGGTGAAGGAGACGCTGCGCGGCCGGCTGCTGCGGCACCTGTTCGATCTCGGTCCGGGCGTCACGCTTCGCCGGCGGACCGGCGAGCTTCAGGCGATCCTGGTCGGCGGCGTCGAGGCGCTGGAAACCTATCACAGCCGCTATCTGCCGGCTGTTTGGAACGCCGCTCTCGGATGCTGCGGCATTCTCGCCGCCATCGCCGCCGTCGATTGGCCTTCAGCCGCCCTGCTGTGCCTGTTCGTCGGCGGCTTTCCTGTACTCGACCGACTGTGGTTGCGGTGGCGGATGCCGCGGACCTCCGGAATCTTCGCGGCTCTGGGTGCGCTCGGCGCCTATCTGCTCGACAGCCTCCAGGGCATCGTCACGGTGAAGGCTTTCGGCGCCTCGGCACGACGGCGGGCGGTGCTGGCGGACCATGCGGCGGCGTTGCGGCGGGAATCGATGACCACCCTGGCGGTCACCCTGATGCGAACCGGCCTGACGGGCCTGGTCATGCTGTCGGGTATGGCGCTCGTTCTCTCGGCAGGCGCATGGCGTGTATCGTCCGGCACGCTCGATCCCTTCGCGATGCTGGTCACGCTTTTCCTGGCGCGGGAGGCGTTCCGGCCGCTCGAACGTCTGGAGCGCGAGTTCCACAGCGCCTGGGCGGTCGGCGGAGCCGTCGCCCCGATCATGGAATTCCTGGCGATGGAACCGCCGGTGCGCGAAGCGAACCGGCCGCTGCCGGCACCGCCCACCCACGACATCCGGTTCGAGGATGTCCGCTTCAGCTATGCGGGCGGGGGAGCGCCGTCGCTCGATGCCGTATCCTTCCATGTCGGGGCACGGGAACATGTCGCGCTGGTCGGACCCTCGGGAGCGGGCAAGTCCACCGTCGTCGCCCTGCTGCTGCGCCTCTTCGATCCGGACGCCGGTACGATCCGCATCGGCGGAACCGACATCCGCTCCTTGCCGCTGGAGACGCTGCGCTCGCTCATCAGCGTCGTTTCGCAGGATACGGTGCTGTTCGAGGGCACGGTCGCCGACAATCTCAAACTGGCGAAACCCGACGCGACGGATGAGGAGATCCGGGCCGCGGCCCAGGCCGCTCACATCGACAGCCTCATCGAAAGCCTGCCGCTCGGCTATGCGACCCGGATCGGGGAGCGGGGAGCGACGCTGTCCGGCGGTCAGCGTCAGCGCATCGCCATCGCACGCGCGCTTCTCAAGAACGCGCCGATCCTGATCCTGGACGAGGCCACCTCCAGCGTCGATCCCGCAAGCGAGCAGGCGATCCGGGAGGCGCTCGCCAGGAGTTCCGGCCGGCGCACCACCCTGGTCATCGCCCATCGGCTGTCAGCCGTCGCCGATGCGGACCGGATCCTCGTCTTCGACGGTGGCCGGCTGGTCGAAGACGGCGCGCGTCCCGATCTCGAACGGAGCGGCGGCGTCTATGCCCGGCTTGCCGCGCTTCAGGGAGAAGCCGCATGA
- a CDS encoding FecCD family ABC transporter permease — MSGLGAGEAISRAGIAAQYSDGMKRRSVRIAVLAVLMLAGLLADLMTGPAGLSLRDILDGLFGAGGDQGLPAVIMWQIRLPAAVLAVLVGACLALAGAEMQTILHNPLASPFTLGISSAAAFGAALAIVLGIAVPFVPPVLAVPVNAFLFAIGSVMLIQALAAMGQGAMPLVLFGIVLVFGFNALVAVIQFVAPADSLQHLVFWTMGSLNRADGTSVSVLALVLAGAIPFSMRAAWSLTLLALGEERAQSLGVDPRWLRVGCLLRASLLSAVAVAFAGTIGFVGLVGPHIARLLVGEDHRFFLPASMLAGAVVMSFSSIASKTLLPGVLLPIGIVTSLVGLPCFVALLLGGRGLR; from the coding sequence ATGAGCGGACTCGGAGCCGGCGAAGCGATATCGAGGGCCGGGATCGCCGCCCAGTATTCGGACGGCATGAAACGGCGGTCGGTCCGCATCGCCGTTCTGGCGGTTCTGATGCTTGCCGGCCTGTTGGCGGACCTGATGACGGGTCCGGCCGGTCTGTCCCTGCGGGATATCCTGGACGGATTGTTCGGTGCCGGCGGAGACCAGGGGCTGCCCGCGGTCATCATGTGGCAGATCCGTCTGCCGGCGGCGGTGCTGGCGGTGCTGGTCGGTGCCTGCCTGGCGCTGGCCGGCGCGGAAATGCAGACGATCCTGCACAACCCGTTGGCCAGCCCGTTCACGCTGGGCATTTCCTCTGCGGCCGCGTTCGGCGCCGCCCTGGCCATCGTGCTCGGCATCGCCGTTCCATTCGTGCCGCCGGTGCTGGCGGTGCCGGTCAACGCCTTTCTCTTCGCCATCGGATCGGTGATGCTGATCCAGGCCCTTGCGGCCATGGGACAGGGGGCGATGCCGCTGGTGCTGTTCGGGATCGTTCTGGTCTTCGGCTTCAACGCGCTGGTCGCCGTCATACAGTTCGTAGCGCCGGCGGACTCGCTGCAGCATCTGGTCTTCTGGACCATGGGAAGCCTGAACCGCGCCGACGGCACCTCCGTCTCCGTGCTGGCCCTGGTTCTCGCCGGCGCCATCCCGTTCTCGATGCGCGCGGCGTGGTCGCTGACCCTGCTGGCGCTGGGCGAGGAGCGGGCGCAGAGCCTCGGGGTCGATCCGCGATGGCTGCGGGTCGGCTGCCTGTTGCGGGCGAGCCTGCTGTCGGCGGTCGCGGTGGCCTTCGCCGGCACCATCGGCTTCGTGGGGCTGGTCGGTCCGCACATCGCGCGGCTGCTGGTCGGGGAGGATCATCGCTTCTTCCTGCCGGCGTCGATGCTCGCCGGCGCGGTGGTCATGTCGTTTTCGAGCATCGCCTCCAAGACACTCCTGCCCGGCGTGCTGCTGCCGATCGGAATCGTCACGTCCCTGGTGGGGCTGCCCTGCTTCGTCGCGCTGCTGCTGGGGGGACGGGGGCTGCGATGA
- a CDS encoding ABC transporter ATP-binding protein, with amino-acid sequence MIAGICSGSVAKRRATGILGLLPLLKGRRRLLALTMLSGVLAQGGTLASMACGAWLVGRAVTEAALPDPLPGFGVSGFWLFGFVVVAAAGARWWQAYISHALAFALIETLQIGIYDGLERAAPDSVLGRQTGELAAIATSDAELMEHFYAHTLADYVGALLVPLAALAGLCAIHPVMAAALFPFLVLVASVPYWLARRAGEQGALALTELGRLNARTVEIVQGLRELTIFGRGRDALARLARHAELLSAAQRRYGSRAGLELAMIDGLTTLAVLTAALAGSVLVAGGELDRALFPLVLVLAGGAFTPIAEVTQTARKLGELRAGAARVLAIFHQPARIADDGRQPVPQDATVRFEHVGFGYGNGRGDVLDGFDLSLSPGEMVALVGRSGAGKSTAANLLLRFWDVGSGRISIGGCDIRTLPVDALRRLVAYVPQDVHLFNETVADNLRLGAPDAAMDEVERAVRLAQAADVVAGLPEGYRTMCGERGMRLSGGQRQRLAIARALLTRAPILLLDEASSNLDAENEQALHKAFATIKRDHAVLVIAHRPSTIRQADRIIVLDAGRIVEQGRHDELLSLGGLYADLMASARHSPVAKPDGENRTAPPPGLP; translated from the coding sequence ATGATTGCCGGGATCTGTTCCGGATCGGTGGCGAAACGGCGGGCCACCGGCATTCTCGGGCTGCTGCCGCTGCTGAAGGGCCGCCGCCGGCTGCTGGCCCTGACGATGCTGTCCGGTGTCCTCGCCCAGGGCGGCACGCTCGCCAGCATGGCCTGCGGCGCCTGGCTGGTCGGCCGGGCGGTGACGGAGGCCGCGCTGCCCGACCCCCTTCCCGGCTTTGGAGTTTCCGGCTTCTGGCTGTTCGGCTTCGTGGTCGTGGCCGCCGCAGGGGCGCGCTGGTGGCAGGCCTACATTTCGCACGCCCTGGCCTTCGCGCTGATCGAGACCTTGCAGATCGGCATTTATGACGGACTGGAAAGGGCGGCTCCGGATTCCGTTCTCGGGCGGCAGACGGGCGAACTCGCGGCCATCGCCACCAGCGACGCCGAGTTGATGGAGCATTTCTACGCCCATACTCTGGCGGACTATGTCGGCGCCCTCCTGGTGCCGCTCGCGGCCCTGGCCGGTCTCTGTGCGATCCACCCGGTCATGGCGGCGGCGCTGTTTCCCTTCCTCGTCCTGGTCGCCAGCGTCCCCTATTGGCTGGCCCGCCGCGCCGGGGAACAGGGCGCGCTGGCGTTGACCGAACTCGGCCGCCTCAATGCCCGGACGGTCGAGATCGTTCAGGGGTTGCGCGAGCTGACGATCTTCGGCCGGGGACGCGACGCCCTGGCCCGGCTGGCGCGGCACGCCGAGCTGCTGTCCGCCGCGCAACGTCGCTATGGATCGCGCGCCGGCCTGGAGTTGGCGATGATCGACGGGTTGACGACGCTCGCGGTGTTGACTGCCGCGCTTGCCGGAAGCGTTCTGGTCGCCGGAGGGGAGTTGGACCGGGCGCTGTTCCCGCTGGTCCTGGTTCTGGCGGGCGGCGCGTTCACCCCCATCGCCGAGGTGACGCAGACGGCGCGCAAGCTGGGCGAACTGCGTGCCGGGGCCGCCCGCGTGCTGGCCATCTTCCACCAGCCGGCGCGGATCGCCGATGATGGCCGCCAGCCCGTTCCGCAGGATGCGACGGTCCGTTTCGAGCATGTCGGCTTCGGGTATGGCAACGGGCGGGGCGACGTGCTGGACGGTTTCGATCTCAGCCTCTCACCCGGCGAGATGGTGGCGCTGGTCGGTCGCTCCGGGGCCGGCAAGAGCACGGCCGCCAATCTGCTGCTGCGTTTCTGGGACGTCGGATCGGGTCGGATCAGCATCGGAGGATGCGACATCCGGACCCTGCCGGTCGACGCTCTGCGCCGGCTCGTCGCCTATGTGCCGCAGGATGTCCACCTGTTCAATGAGACTGTCGCCGACAATCTGAGGCTCGGCGCCCCGGATGCGGCGATGGACGAGGTCGAGCGGGCGGTGCGGTTGGCGCAGGCCGCCGACGTCGTGGCCGGGCTTCCCGAGGGATACCGGACGATGTGTGGCGAGCGCGGCATGCGCCTTTCCGGGGGGCAGCGCCAACGTCTGGCGATTGCCCGAGCGCTGCTGACGCGGGCCCCGATCCTGCTGCTCGACGAAGCCTCCTCCAACCTTGATGCAGAGAACGAGCAGGCTCTTCACAAGGCGTTTGCCACCATAAAGCGGGATCATGCGGTACTGGTCATTGCCCACCGGCCGTCGACCATCCGGCAAGCCGACCGCATCATCGTCCTCGACGCCGGGCGGATCGTCGAGCAGGGGAGGCACGACGAGTTGCTGAGCCTTGGCGGACTGTATGCGGATCTCATGGCTTCCGCCCGCCACAGTCCCGTCGCGAAGCCGGACGGAGAGAATCGAACGGCGCCCCCGCCGGGGTTGCCATGA
- a CDS encoding ABC transporter ATP-binding protein, whose product MTDNPAKGPLDVQGLTVRYGRTVIFNDVDLPTIQPGEVSVFAGPNGAGKSTLLRALAGMIRASGEILYDGRNLLDLTARRRAELVGFMPQSIAATNGLTVLDSVLASLRLFSPGISAQRSQDAALSALERIGILHLAMRPLGQLSGGQRQLASLAQSLVRKPQILLLDEPTSALDLRHQVEVMSVMKSVAREGRIVIVVLHDLSLAANWADQLIFLHDGRVADAGTPADVLTSDLLRSVYRVSARVGRAAGGGAYLAVDGLA is encoded by the coding sequence ATGACCGACAATCCCGCGAAAGGACCTTTGGATGTGCAGGGGCTGACCGTCCGCTACGGCAGGACCGTCATTTTCAACGACGTCGACCTTCCCACGATCCAGCCGGGCGAGGTCAGCGTCTTCGCCGGTCCCAACGGCGCCGGCAAATCGACCCTGCTGCGCGCCCTTGCAGGCATGATCCGGGCGTCGGGAGAGATCCTCTATGACGGCCGCAACCTGCTGGACCTGACCGCGCGCAGGCGGGCGGAACTGGTCGGCTTCATGCCGCAATCCATCGCCGCAACCAATGGGCTGACGGTGCTCGACAGCGTCCTGGCCTCGTTGCGGCTGTTCTCGCCCGGCATCTCCGCCCAGCGCAGCCAGGACGCCGCCCTGTCGGCATTGGAGCGGATCGGCATCCTGCATCTGGCGATGCGGCCGCTGGGGCAGCTGTCGGGTGGTCAGCGGCAATTGGCCAGTCTTGCCCAGTCGCTGGTCCGCAAGCCGCAGATCCTGCTTCTGGACGAACCGACGAGCGCCCTCGATCTGCGCCATCAGGTCGAGGTGATGTCGGTGATGAAGTCCGTGGCGCGGGAAGGCCGCATCGTCATCGTGGTTCTGCACGATCTTTCCCTGGCGGCGAACTGGGCGGACCAGCTGATCTTCCTGCATGACGGGCGCGTCGCCGATGCCGGAACGCCGGCAGATGTGCTGACGTCCGACCTGTTGCGAAGCGTCTATCGCGTCAGCGCCCGCGTCGGCCGGGCGGCGGGCGGCGGGGCTTATCTCGCGGTGGACGGCTTGGCCTGA